The genomic window ACAGCAAAAATTCCCCTTCCTAATAATCTATCAAATGTAGAAAAAGTTATAAGGTCAGCAGGTGGAGGCAAGATGGCAGATGAGTTAATAAACTCAATGAACACAGCAGCCACAAAAGCAGCTCCAAAAACAGCTGAAATTTTCATGGCCGCAATTGATAAAATGACACTTACAGATGCTCAAAAAATCTTATCAGGTGGAAATGATGCTGCAACAAATTATTTTAAAGCTAATACAACAGAATCTTTGAAAAAATCAATAACTCCTATTATTCAAGAAACAATGAAAGAGAACAAAGTAGCAACTTATTATGATGCTGTAAATAACTTATACAAATCAAATGCAAAAGGGTTAGTTGATAATAGTGGAGTTATGGGAATGGCAAAAAGTTTAGGTGTTGATTCTTATATGCCTGGAAATTCTGATGAAAATTTAGATGATTTTGTTACAAATAAAGCAATAGAGGGATTATTTGCAATGATAGCTCAAAAAGAAGCAGCTATTAGAACAAATCCAGTT from Arcobacter venerupis includes these protein-coding regions:
- a CDS encoding DUF4197 domain-containing protein, with translation MKKSIIVSTLLLTSTLTFAFDLASITKSVVDSVSKENSTTSTPTTATKTDLSDSTVSNGLKEALKTGVTFAVEQLGSNNGYLNNTTAKIPLPNNLSNVEKVIRSAGGGKMADELINSMNTAATKAAPKTAEIFMAAIDKMTLTDAQKILSGGNDAATNYFKANTTESLKKSITPIIQETMKENKVATYYDAVNNLYKSNAKGLVDNSGVMGMAKSLGVDSYMPGNSDENLDDFVTNKAIEGLFAMIAQKEAAIRTNPVEQTSSILKQVFGK